Proteins encoded by one window of Culicoides brevitarsis isolate CSIRO-B50_1 chromosome 2, AGI_CSIRO_Cbre_v1, whole genome shotgun sequence:
- the LOC134830630 gene encoding protein-cysteine N-palmitoyltransferase Rasp-like encodes MSSQYLPKIESFAFLTFYIVVLLKSIKNVSLVCNSEIPGYTYFDQGWNFLGRKRDNNDYEWETWSLFVRETIQWYFFYVISSEIHRISRIKQFSWFSFLFGSVFFYFQIGSVGTCIFLVKALLFFWTIRYKKKYLIWISVGFWMLLMNINAVEDMFYYTFEVDEQKVYMLYVALGWQTLKCVSFAMDKIEDGEKSLFYGLKDYLGYIFYPPTIFMGPICVFGRHREMLLKESAGKISSGTFSRTKFLIFNLLRCLTVFLITQFALHYLYINNFQFYHKQIFEKLTTFGLYGYGYLMGQFFHHKYVIFYGFGIALGEFDNISMPNRPKCIARINRYTDMWKHFDHGLYEFLFKYIYAQLCPKKAPLIRKFLSSLVTFAFIYLWHGLYKSIFIWSLLNYCCVVVENLMYSFMESKKYKEKMEKFMSGNNLLRFNALIATNVMIPAILSNFIFFAGTDVGYEFFRKTYLSGVWFYVKLLAICYSLYTTNEWIRRSEQKKILKSSE; translated from the exons atgagTTCACAATACTTACCAAAAATAGAATCTTTTGCTTTTCTCACCTTTTACATCGTCGTATTGCtaaaaagcatcaaaaatGTGTCATTGGTGTGCAATTCCGAAATACCGGGCTACACTTATTTCGACCAAGGATGGAATTTTCTCGGCAGAAAACGCGACAACAACGACTACGAATGGGAAACTTGGAGCTTGTTTGTGCGAGAAACGATCCAATGGTACTTTTTCTACGTGATTTCTTCAGAAATTCATCGAATCTCAAGAattaag CAATTCAGTTGGTTCTCCTTCCTCTTCGGAtcggtatttttttatttccaaatcGGATCTGTTGGAACCTGCATCTTTTTAGTCAAAgccttgttatttttttggacgATCCGGTACaagaaaaagtatttaatttggaTTTCCGTCGGTTTTTGGATGCTTTTGATGAATATAAATGCCGTTGAGGACATGTTTTACTACACTTTCGAGGTTGACGAGCAAAAAGTCTACATGCTTTATGTCGCGCTGGGCTGGCAAACGCTCAAATGTGTCAGTTTCGCCATGGACAAGATCGAGGATGgcgaaaaatctttattttacgGCTTAAAAGACTATCTCGGGTACATTTTTTACCCGCCAACGATTTTTATGGGCCCAATTTGCGTTTTTGGGCGTCATCGGGAGATGTTGCTGAAAGAAAGCGCGGGAAAAATTTCCTCAGGAACATTTTCtcgcacaaaatttttaatttttaaccttttacgATGTTTAACAGTCTTCCTCATCACACAATTTGCCTTACATTACCTGTACATCAACAATTTCCAGTTTTATCACAAACAaatcttcgaaaaattaacaactttCGGACTTTACGGCTACGGATATCTCATGGGGCAGTTTTTCCATCACAAATATGTCATTTTTTACGGATTTGGCATCGCGTTGGGTGAATTTGACAACATTTCGATGCCAAATCGGCCCAAATGCATCGCCCGGATCAATCGTTACACCGATATGTGGAAACATTTCGACCACGGATTGTACGAATTCCTCTTCAAATACATCTATGCGCAACTCTGTCCCAAAAAAGCGCCGTtaataaggaaatttttatcgagTTTGGTGACTTTTGCGTTTATTTATCTCTGGCACGGGCTGTACAAGTCGATTTTCATCTGGTCCTTGCTGAATTATTGCTGTGTCGTTGTCGAAAATTTGATGTACAGTTTTATGGAGTCGAAAaagtataaagaaaaaatggaaaaattcatgAGCGGGAATAATTTGTTGAGATTTAATGCGCTGATTGCGACTAATGTCATGATTCCAGcgattttatcgaattttatcTTCTTTGCGGGAACTGATGTTGGATACGAGTTCTTTAGAAAAACGTATTTGAGCGGAGTTTGGTTTTACGTGAAGCTGTTGGCGATTTGTTATTCACTTTATACGACCAATGAGTGGATTAGAAGATCTgaacagaagaaaattttaaagtcttcCGAATAA